From Ignavibacteria bacterium, one genomic window encodes:
- a CDS encoding T9SS type A sorting domain-containing protein, with translation MKKSLIVILSFLLFNALYGQYTGYSPDIVLKLNTGSQQTLATTATAYVSSVNLTGNFNELIIVVGFPDRTHSYPRLTNDAEFPLLGAFPDGTLLSDYINSHGGSISADEWYRPALTDFFSNQSGGLYTVNFSCPKQANGDPYLTTRTFAGYIADNGSGVSVVKSKNTNIASDIVNNVYNANPSLFNNVKALHLVFTGITQDEFYHEHGGFVDPGNTYTITSSVTGAVIFNGPIDFQMSMGAIAHERMHMIGAISGSPSGFKGFPDRGYDEVVDYSYDHCNLLWNYDIMYHNASIPEQHSLYGLPPITSHDLIFLGWIRPEEILTVNASTVRNVDFSTIKLSDINVPLTSTQISNGYRRIIKVMINENHTGDRDEYFLIEYHKATGFDKNFANYDEYAQSGYNKGILVWHIKEIQDAITAYADNLIDLETAVPYNGSFGYPIPDDSYPRGSYTRSGNWNGQRAGDFDYLDDDRCSYVSGTYVPKGGWVFNNMPDGGRTLWEVTTYSPTRTWGWWPTDPNLPRGNVFKRLSSLKSDFFTDEVIKGVVTNKMTEATRPSTKDWGGALKHIAITNMIRENDYMKLNVFYNYFASTNTTLSGNVTFESDAYVPLGSTLSIASGATVTFKNGASLIVNGTLIANAGNITFQRGETTGRWGNIVFDGAGAANSELNNMTLNDGTEIRCLNGANVKIWNSYFTNFKNGIYVYNSQPEIMGNHIINPLENGIYGEASAASPFILDNVITKDASSPQYHHYQGLFFLNNSSPYIAHNDVSGFDWGLYAGGSTYVYFTDNSLSTFCPNNRFRDNRVGFASGWGSFVYAGSEGVAGWYNTIMDNTNYDAYSYESSWILAQSNYWGGVEPKTYKDYDSYLEIYDNIEEDPWEGGAIPYVLRAESSAGKKTSMNKTNLNDSENIPFNLLEGVKLEKAGKLDDAIAWYKTLVNSEKNQPFAMTELMRIKNKYSRADILSYMEGLTKVKKNSYLLKLLGDNYLQNNEFDKAIAWFDNAISSSASEKEALDARFSKLFAFINVKKDLGKAQEILSDIKKGKVSDFYFSSRIKIAENLMNDPSAYSMNKGEKQEKYGQSSENSGIVTEYALSQNYPNPFNPSTVINYDIPKASKVSLRVYDILGKEIAALVDGYKEMGRYSVQFNASSLPSGMYIYEIRANNFIKSGKMLLLK, from the coding sequence ATGAAAAAATCATTAATTGTAATTCTCAGTTTCCTTCTTTTCAATGCTCTATATGGACAGTATACCGGATATTCCCCCGATATTGTTCTTAAACTTAATACCGGGAGCCAGCAAACCTTGGCGACTACTGCCACGGCGTATGTGTCAAGCGTCAATCTGACAGGTAATTTTAATGAGCTTATAATTGTAGTTGGTTTTCCTGACAGGACTCATTCCTATCCGCGGCTTACAAACGATGCGGAATTTCCTCTGCTTGGAGCATTCCCCGATGGAACTCTGCTATCAGACTATATTAATTCCCATGGTGGCAGTATATCCGCAGACGAGTGGTACAGACCAGCATTGACTGATTTTTTCAGTAATCAATCCGGAGGACTTTACACAGTAAACTTTAGCTGCCCTAAGCAAGCTAATGGTGATCCATATTTAACAACAAGAACATTTGCGGGTTATATTGCTGATAATGGCTCTGGAGTCAGTGTTGTGAAAAGCAAAAATACTAATATTGCTTCAGATATTGTCAATAATGTCTACAATGCCAACCCATCCTTGTTCAATAATGTAAAAGCCCTTCATCTTGTTTTTACGGGAATTACGCAGGATGAATTTTATCATGAGCATGGAGGTTTTGTTGACCCGGGAAACACATACACTATCACTTCATCTGTAACCGGAGCAGTTATTTTTAACGGTCCGATTGACTTTCAGATGAGCATGGGTGCAATTGCTCACGAAAGAATGCACATGATAGGTGCAATTTCCGGCTCTCCTTCCGGATTTAAGGGATTTCCTGATAGAGGATATGATGAAGTAGTAGACTACAGTTACGACCATTGTAATTTGCTTTGGAACTATGATATAATGTATCACAATGCCTCTATACCTGAGCAACATTCACTTTATGGGCTTCCGCCAATTACATCACATGACCTGATTTTCCTGGGATGGATAAGGCCTGAGGAAATACTAACTGTAAATGCGTCAACCGTTAGGAATGTTGATTTCTCAACTATAAAGTTGTCCGATATTAACGTTCCGCTAACTTCGACACAGATTTCAAACGGATATAGAAGAATCATCAAAGTAATGATAAATGAGAATCATACTGGCGATCGGGATGAGTACTTCTTAATTGAGTACCACAAAGCTACGGGATTTGACAAAAATTTTGCAAACTATGACGAGTATGCTCAAAGCGGCTATAACAAAGGAATTTTGGTATGGCATATCAAAGAGATTCAGGATGCGATAACAGCGTATGCCGATAATCTGATCGATCTCGAAACCGCGGTTCCTTATAACGGCTCTTTTGGCTATCCGATTCCGGATGACAGCTATCCCAGAGGATCATATACCCGATCGGGAAACTGGAACGGGCAGAGAGCCGGTGATTTTGATTATCTGGATGACGATAGATGTAGTTACGTCAGTGGTACTTATGTTCCTAAAGGAGGTTGGGTGTTCAATAACATGCCGGATGGAGGGCGTACATTATGGGAAGTCACTACATATTCACCGACAAGAACTTGGGGCTGGTGGCCAACTGATCCGAATCTGCCAAGAGGTAATGTATTCAAAAGACTTTCAAGCTTAAAAAGCGATTTCTTTACAGATGAAGTGATAAAAGGAGTTGTTACCAATAAGATGACAGAGGCTACAAGGCCTTCAACAAAGGATTGGGGCGGTGCTCTTAAGCATATAGCTATAACAAATATGATAAGAGAAAATGATTACATGAAGCTTAATGTTTTTTATAATTATTTTGCCAGCACCAATACTACACTAAGCGGAAATGTTACTTTTGAAAGTGATGCTTACGTTCCCCTTGGCTCCACACTTTCAATTGCCTCTGGAGCCACAGTTACCTTCAAAAATGGTGCTTCACTTATTGTGAACGGTACTTTGATTGCAAATGCCGGTAACATTACCTTCCAGAGAGGCGAAACTACAGGCCGCTGGGGTAATATTGTTTTTGATGGAGCAGGAGCTGCAAATTCAGAACTTAATAATATGACTTTGAATGACGGGACTGAAATCCGCTGCCTTAACGGGGCAAATGTTAAGATCTGGAACTCTTATTTTACCAACTTTAAAAATGGAATTTATGTTTATAATTCTCAGCCGGAAATAATGGGAAATCATATTATTAATCCTCTCGAGAATGGAATCTATGGGGAAGCTTCAGCTGCATCACCATTTATTTTGGATAACGTTATAACCAAAGACGCTTCTTCACCGCAGTACCATCACTATCAGGGGTTATTCTTTCTAAATAACTCATCTCCGTATATCGCCCACAATGATGTAAGCGGATTTGATTGGGGCCTGTATGCTGGGGGAAGTACTTATGTTTATTTTACGGACAATAGTCTTAGTACTTTCTGTCCTAATAATCGGTTTAGAGATAACAGGGTCGGCTTTGCTTCGGGTTGGGGAAGCTTTGTTTATGCTGGTTCTGAAGGTGTAGCAGGCTGGTACAATACTATTATGGACAACACTAACTATGATGCTTATTCATATGAAAGTAGTTGGATCCTTGCGCAAAGTAATTATTGGGGGGGAGTAGAACCAAAAACTTACAAAGATTATGATTCATATTTGGAGATATATGATAATATAGAAGAAGACCCATGGGAAGGAGGGGCAATCCCATATGTATTACGAGCCGAAAGTTCTGCTGGAAAAAAGACTTCTATGAATAAAACAAATTTAAATGATTCGGAAAACATTCCTTTTAACCTGCTTGAAGGAGTTAAGCTTGAGAAGGCCGGAAAGCTTGACGATGCTATCGCATGGTACAAGACTCTTGTAAATTCTGAGAAGAATCAGCCTTTTGCCATGACTGAACTAATGCGAATAAAGAACAAATATTCCAGAGCCGACATCTTAAGCTATATGGAAGGGCTCACAAAAGTAAAGAAGAATTCCTACCTGCTGAAGCTGCTTGGAGATAACTATCTTCAGAATAATGAGTTTGACAAGGCCATTGCATGGTTTGACAACGCTATCAGTTCGTCAGCAAGTGAAAAAGAGGCTCTTGATGCCAGGTTCTCAAAACTCTTTGCATTTATAAACGTGAAGAAAGACCTTGGAAAAGCCCAGGAAATTCTTTCAGACATAAAAAAAGGTAAAGTTTCAGACTTCTATTTCTCCTCAAGAATTAAAATAGCAGAAAATCTGATGAATGATCCTTCGGCTTATTCCATGAATAAAGGCGAAAAGCAGGAAAAATACGGTCAGTCTTCAGAGAACAGCGGAATAGTCACTGAATATGCGTTATCTCAAAACTACCCAAATCCATTTAACCCGTCAACTGTCATAAATTATGATATTCCCAAGGCTTCAAAGGTAAGCCTCAGGGTTTATGATATTTTGGGAAAGGAAATTGCAGCCCTTGTGGACGGATACAAAGAAATGGGAAGGTATTCAGTTCAGTTCAACGCTTCAAGTCTGCCTAGCGGAATGTACATATATGAAATCCGTGCAAATAACTTCATTAAAAGTGGAAAGATGCTACTGTTAAAGTAA